In the Anastrepha obliqua isolate idAnaObli1 chromosome 1, idAnaObli1_1.0, whole genome shotgun sequence genome, one interval contains:
- the LOC129236177 gene encoding contactin encodes MAYLAISYAVFLVLFGCSKAEALAAAQAPNDPQTYQPTYNKEYQPRYNPLYTNNQQVPPTSQYENPLIQSQQDLQNPQQGGGGLLVGSPNQNNFYDQSSNTLSGGIYGGGGGGSISNYDPFNRGTSSIGFEYGDNYSDEQNFCPEYWIPFRQTCYRFIRSPKRNWLEAKKICKAYNAELLNVDSIEKHSFILKQLIIQNQRQNRFWISARQTGPNSWANDDNSPFLVLEDSFALDENQALEYENLHDNRFLVQNMYQTEYNRNTPNQFYNTISGSVNNRNQNNLRGFIGPNQYGDNPFTRDRVVYGFSKKRDRWMFMPAYDIELNLFICESKVLYNPENVNLKLDDKRPFHYGLDIRDFEKIPRGPYFVKQPNDTTFDTSKNRLINDVTLSCLAGGYPTPTYRWYREVYVNDTLEYITIDPLTNDRYTISGGNLIIYDPKQALDQGAYHCVAENKFGRIRSESAHLNFGFIMEFNLKRSAETADMNWGKSIFCDPPQHYPEVKYYWARDYFPNFVQEDQRVFVSNDGALYFSSIEIVDRANYSCSVQTSVSDTGRNGPFFPLRVVPNSNYQSLIFANAFPKVFPEAPIAGDEIRLECVGFGYPIPLYNWTRRGQPLQRNAFATSNNRVLIIENATINDNGEYICTISNPRKTIHKSIHINIQMKPQFVIPLKDKIKDYNGDVTFICEAFAIPDVNYTWYKNAERFDPERIDKDRYIIQDNVLTIKYLDPDKDNAMYQCGATNQLKTAFSSAQLRVLSMKPSFKKRPLESEIYAVQNGNTTIVCDPEASPRPKFQWKKDGQLIGAGGHRRILPSGTLIIAPTSRDDEGLYTCVATNKAGTDESRARVIVLQEMRFTQTPPLRITTQEHDLIFLQCDATYDVLLDIAFVWKHNGEILRNNHDGTERIIIDRNRLTVHNVTLLDGGDYECVVKSSVNEISSKTAVVIEGAPGAPGGVQVVEIGKTKAIIEWVDGANNGRPIRYYNILGRTNWNRTWVNVSTHVRGREVDRYTSRQQAEVSNLIPWCSYEFSVSAVNDLGIGIPSTPSPIYSTYEDKPYIAPRNVGGGGGKIGDLTITWDPLLPQEQHSHGIHYKVFWKLKGTLEWASEELKMLHNDGVAVVNIPLNNYYTEYEVKVQAINNIGKGPESEPVVIYSAEDMPQVAPQKPFAIPYNSTAFNVTWQPIEMTRENIRGKLIGHRLKYWKTTHNEEDSVYYLSRTTRNWALIVGLQPDTYYFVKVMAYNAAGEGPESERFEERTYRKAPQKPPSSVHVYGINPSTVRVVWRYVSPAQDEEPIEGYKVRVWESDQNMITANNTIIPVGEKLEAYITNLTPGKTYNMRVLAFSNGGDGRMSSPTLRFQMGKTTRNHGNRHYRSGLNTVLVVSLLYLISKYLNNN; translated from the exons ATGGCATATTTAGCCATTAGCTACGCCGTTTTCCTCGTATTATTTGGGTGTAGCAAAGCTGAGGCACTTGCTGCAGCCCAAGCGCCGAATGATCCACAAACATATCAGCCGACTTACAACAAAGAGTATCAACCGCGCTACAATCCTCTCTATACGAATAATCAACAAGTGCCACCCACTTCTCAATATGAAAACCCATTAATTCAATCACAGCAAGACCTACAGAACCCACAACAAGGAGGAGGGGGTCTACTGGTTGGTTCGCCGAACCAAAACAACTTCTATGATCAGTCATCGAACACTTTGAGCGGTGGTATTTATGGTGGCGGCGGCGGTGGAAGTATAAGTAATTATGATCCCTTCAATCGTGGCACCTCGTCCATAGGTTTTGAGTATGGGGATAACTACAGTGATGAACAGAATTTCTGCCCAGAGTATTGGATACCTTTTCGACAAACTTGCTATAGATTTATTCGTTCGCCAAAACGTAACTGGCTAGAGGCAAAGAAAATCTGTAAAGCTTACAATGCTGAACTCTTAAATGTGGATAGTATTGAAAAACATTCTTTCATACTTAAACAATTGATAATACAGAATCAGCGGCAAAATCGCTTTTGGATATCTGCGCGTCAAACTGGACCCAATAGCTGGGCAAATGATGATAACTCACCATTCCTTGTATTGGAAGACTCTTTTGCACTCGACGAAAATCAAGCCCTTGAATACGAAAATTTACATGACAACCGCTTCCTGGTACAGAATATGTACCAGACAGAATATAATCGCAATACTCCGAATCAGTTCTACAATACCATATCCGGTTCAGTAAATAAtcgaaatcaaaacaatttGCGTGGCTTTATCG GTCCGAATCAATATGGTGATAATCCGTTTACCAGAGATCGTGTTGTTTATGGCTTTTCAAAAAAACGTGATCGTTGGATGTTCATGCCTGCCTATGACATCGAATTGAACTTGTTCATTTGTGAATCGAAAGTACTCTATAATCCTGAAAATGTAAACCTTAAATTGGACGACAAACGCCCCTTTCACTATGGATTAGATATACGGGATTTTGAGAAAATTCCACGTGGTCCTTATTTTGTAAAACAACCCAACGATACAACATTCGATACTAGTAAAAATCGTCTGATAAATGATGTTACACTGAGTTGTTTGGCTGGTGGGTATCCCACGCCCACTTACCGCTGGTACCGTGAAGTCTATGTCAACGATACGCTTGAGTATATAACCATCGATCCGCTAACGAACGACCGTTACACAATTTCTGGTGGCAACCTTATAATATATGATCCAAAACAGGCCTTAGATCAGGGCGCCTACCATTGCGTGGCTGAGAACAAATTCGGACGCATACGCTCCGAGAGTGCGCATTTGAATTTCGGTTTTATTATGGAATTTAATCTTAAACGTTCAGCTGAAACTGCTGATATGAATTGgggcaaatcgatattttgtgaTCCGCCACAACATTATCCAGAGGTTAAGTACTATTGGGCGCGCGATTACTTCCCAAATTTCGTGCAGGAAGATCAACgtgtttttgtttcgaatgaTGGTGCGCTCTATTTTTCTTCCATCGAGATTGTTGATCGTGCCAATTATTCGTGCAGTGTGCAAACTTCGGTTTCCGATACGGGGCGCAATGGCCCATTTTTCCCACTACGAGTGGTGCCGAACAGCAACTATCAATCGCTGATATTCGCAAATGCTTTCCCAAAG GTTTTCCCCGAAGCGCCCATCGCTGGCGATGAAATCCGTCTCGAATGTGTCGGTTTCGGTTATCCAATACCTTTGTATAATTGGACTAGACGCGGCCAACCCTTACAACGAAACGCTTTCGCAACAAGCAACAATCGTGTCCTAATCATTGAGAACGCAACCATCAATGACAATGGCGAATATATATGCACCATCTCCAACCCACGTAAAACTATACACAAATCGATTCACATCAATATTCAAATGAAGCCACAATTCGTAATTCCGTTAAAGGACAAAATCAAGGACTACAATGGCGATGTGACGTTTATTTGTGAAGCATTTGCCATACCAGACGTTAATTacacttggtataaaaatgcgGAGCGCTTCGATCCAGAGCGCATAGATAAAGATCGTTATATAATACAGGATAATGTGCTTACTATAAAGTATTTAGACCCAGACAAGGATAATGCCATGTATCAGTGTGGGGCTACAAACCAATTGAAGACTGCTTTCTCATCCGCACAATTACGCGTTCTCTCCATGAAGCCGTCATTCAAGAAAAGACCACTCGAATCGGAGATTTATGCTGTGCAAAATGGCAACACTACCATCGTTTGTGATCCTGAAGCGTCGCCACGGCCTAAATTCCAATGGAAAAAAGATGGCCAGCTTATTGGTGCTGGCGGACATAGACGCATATTACCCAGTGGCACGTTGATAATAGCACCGACATCACGTGACGATGAAGGCCTATACACATGCGTGGCCACAAACAAAGCAGGCACGGACGAATCGCGTGCGCGCGTCATCGTTTTGC aggAGATGCGTTTTACACAGACACCACCTTTACGCATTACCACACAAGAGCACGATCTAATATTCCTGCAGTGTGATGCGACCTATGATGTGTTACTCGATATTGCATTCGTTTGGAAACATAACGGCGAGATATTGCGCAACAATCACGACGGTACAGAACGTATT ATAATAGATCGGAATCGCCTCACTGTGCATAATGTAACACTGCTGGATGGTGGAGACTATGAGTGTGTAGTGAAATCGTCTGTTAATGAGATCTCTTCCAAAACTGCTGTGGTCATTGAAGGCGCACCGGGCGCACCTGGTGGTGTGCAAGTGGTTGAAATTGGCAAAACAAAGGCGATCATTGAATGGGTTGACGGCGCTAACAATGGACGACCCATACGTTACTATAACATACTTGGACGCACCAATTGGAATCGCACCTGGGTGAATGTGTCCACACATGTTCGTGGCCGTGAGGTAGATCGGTATACAAGTCGGCAGCAGGCGGAAGTCTCGAATCTTATACCCTGGTGTTCATACGAATTTAGCGTATCTGCGGTTAATGACTTGGGCATTGGCATACCATCCACTCCATCGCCGATCTACAGTACGTACGAAGACAAGCCGTATATTGCGCCGCGTAACGTCGGTGGTGGCGGTGGCAAAATTGGTGATTTGACGATTACATGGGATCCATTATTGCCACAAGAACAGCATAGTCACGGTATACACTACAAAGTGTTCTGGAAATTGAAAGGCACACTGGAATGGGCGTCAGAGGAGCTAAAAATGCTGCATAACGATGGTGTGGCGGTCGTTAATATACCGCTCAACAACTATTACACCGAATACGAGGTAAAGGTGCAAGCCATTAACAATATTGGTAAGGGTCCAGAGAGTGAACCGGTAGTTATATATTCGGCAGAAGATATGCCGCAGGTGGCGCCCCAAAAACCATTTGCTATTCCATACAATTCCACAGCTTTCAATGTAACTTGGCAGCCAATCGAAATGACACGCGAAAATATACGCGGCAAATTGATTGGGCACAGG TTGAAATATTGGAAAACGACACATAATGAAGAGGATTCTGTATATTATTTGTCACGCACTACAAGGAATTGGGCGCTGATTGTTGGATTGCAGCCGGACACATATTACTTTGTGAAAGTGATGGCTTACAATGCGGCTGGCGAGGGGCCAGAAAGTGAACGTTTCGAAG AACGCACGTATCGAAAGGCGCCTCAAAAGCCGCCATCATCAGTGCATGTGTATGGCATTAATCCTTCTACCGTGCGTGTTGTATGGCGATATGTATCACCAGCACAAGATGAAGAGCCAATCGAAGGCTACAAG GTGCGCGTTTGGGAAAGTGATCAAAATATGATAACAGCCAACAACACGATAATCCCGGTAGGCGAAAAATTAGAGGCATACATTACAAATCTTACACCGGGCAAAACCTACAATATGCGTGTACTGGCATTCAGTAATGGTGGCGATGGTCGTATGTCCAGTCCTACATTGCGCTTCCAAATGG GTAAAACGACGCGCAATCATGGAAACCGTCACTACCGCAGTGGCCTTAATACGGTATTAGTCGTTAGTTTATTGTACCTCATATCAAAGTACCTAAACAATAACTGA
- the LOC129236174 gene encoding uncharacterized protein LOC129236174 yields MENKPTVLVLGGCGFIGRNIVAYLVENDLAEEIRVVDKTPPQMAWLNERHSQAFDNKKVEFCSANLINAASCKNAFVPHPTTGRTWDVVFNCAAETRPNQTEAVYKEGILKLSMNCANEAANIKVKRFVELSSGCVNSSEKIPQREDCKLEAWTCVAKQKLKVERELETLSDALPYTIVRLPIVYGLGDKRYLMPRIIVAAIYKYLNECMKLLWNDSMRLNTVHVDDVCAALWFLAQNPAAIGEVYNIVDDANSTQGTISDILSDIFSINVDYFGIVMSNLTKLSLSDTVSDVNDKHMTPWAEICQKNEINNTPLTPYLDEEQLYHKHLYLDNTKLKTLGYVLKVPKLMREHVIEIIEDYVKQKLFPKSLMI; encoded by the exons aTGGAAAATAAACCAACGGTGCTTGTATTGGGTG GGTGTGGATTTATCGGACGTAATATAGTTGCTTATCTGGTTGAAAATGACTTGGCGGAGGAAATACGTGTGGTGGACAAGACTCCACCACAAATGGCGTGGCTAAACGAGCGCCACTCTCAGGCATTTGATAACAAGAAAGTGGAGTTTTGCAGTGCTAATCTCATCAATGCCG CTTCCTGTAAAAATGCTTTCGTCCCACACCCAACCACAGGGCGAACGTGGGATGTCGTATTTAACTGCGCAGCTGAAACGCGTCCGAATCAAACTGAAGCTGTCTATAAGGAAGGGATTCTTAAATTGAGTATGAATTGCGCCAATGAAGCAGCGAACATAAAAGTGAAGAGATTTGTAGAGCTAAGTTCCGGGTGTGTCAACAGTTCGGAAAAGATTCCGCAGAGGGAAGATTGTAAGCTTGAGGCGTGGACGTGTGTGGCTAAGCAAAAGTTGAAGGTCGAACGTGAACTAGAAACGCTAAGTGATGCTTTGCCGTACACTATTGTACGCCTGCCGATCGTCTACGGTTTAGGCGATAAACGCTATTTAA TGCCTCGCATTATTGTAGCTgcaatatataagtatttaaatgAATGTATGAAGTTGCTGTGGAATGATTCCATGCGGCTTAATACTGTGCATGTTGACGATGTGTGCGCAGCTTTGTGGTTTTTGGCACAAAATCCAGCTGCAATAGGTGAAGTATACAACATCGTCGATGATGCTAATTCAACACAAGGAACTATAAGTGATATTTTGTCTGACATATTCTCAATAAATGTCGACTACTTCGGCATTGTCATGTCCAATTTAACAAAG TTAAGCTTATCAGATACGGTTAGTGATGTGAACGATAAACATATGACTCCCTGGGCAGAAATTTGTCaaaagaatgaaataaataatacaccTCTAACGCCATACTTGGACGAAGAACAACTGTATCATAAGCATTTGTATTtggataatacaaaattaaagacTTTGGGATACGTGTTGAAAGTGCCAAAATTAATGCGTGAACATGTTATTGAAATTATCGAAGACTATGTAAAGCAAAAGTTATTTCCAAAATCTCTGATGATCTGA
- the LOC129236176 gene encoding uncharacterized protein LOC129236176 isoform X2, producing the protein MPPTKKLDLNIEVDVLTAGSTADVVNAILEFLLFQRNQIPFVYKTYKYYVGLWTEETEGCTGATLKAVTRDKTCTSTLHTYQLDQQRKQATQTKESISAMRELIQKLFDKNIVRRLRFLFGPTTFTAKEAYTIHIPIDSISRLHFHSQHRIPHDRLNQTLISLLTNESLYNIFSHNLYPTNLYLELEILSEPGLLRETNAKAQLMAKDVSQLPPSLPRIRYQ; encoded by the exons ATGCCGCCAACTAAAAAACTTGATCTCAACATCGAAGTAGATGTTCTAACAGCAGGTTCCACTGCTGATGTTGTGAACGCTATTCTTGAATTCCTACTCTTCCAACGAAATCAAATTCCATTTGTATACAAGACTTATAAATACTATGTGGGATTGTGGACAGAAGAAACTGAAGGCTGTACTGGTGCCACTTTGAAAGCAGTTACAAGAGACAAAACATGTACAAGTACCCTACACACCTATCAGTTGGATCAACAACGGAAACAGGCTACACAAACGAAAGAATCTATAAGTGCAATGCGTGAG CTTATACAAAAGTTATTTGACAAAAACATTGTTCGGCGTTTAAGATTTCTTTTTGGACCTACGACATTTACAGCAAAAGAAGCCTACACTATACACATACCAATTGATTCCATATCTCGGCTTCACTTTCACAGCCAACACCGCATTCCACACGATCGCCTTAATCAAACCTTAAT TTCGCTTCTCACCAACGAAAGtctttacaacattttttcacataatCTATATCCAACCAACCTGTATCTCGAGCTGGAAATATTGTCTGAGCCAGGCCTTTTAAGGGAAACAAATGCGAAGGCACAGTTAATGGCTAAAGATGTGTCGCAGTTACCGCCAAGTT TGCCTCGAATCAGATATCAATGA
- the LOC129236175 gene encoding uncharacterized protein LOC129236175: protein MQCLESDINDTQFNLLANEVAKECRRVVATKQPAQPCDRPNRKPLTLDTFCNHNVNIQYKYGDSKDETPKGCGICVKMDKKGGKETPCQLCKKKEMTRDEKLAEAIKCISSPLPSYFNEKKRCDPMSVCCRMLGGVKKCPSKDNLYSCTEPEPTTQINKFAINYPPNKLTVRVELHNNPKCKANFRCQGTVDEGDCHKFKPNYRELPLTEKFYSKYEHLESCDTPDVRHYENELDKITNYFARDIFCVPRYTNQYYGWLDSKNIQHLEFCDASRVCAPKVLHNLKTLESRRFDPIQLQYCLCHDMIKQMDHWKIV, encoded by the exons ATGCAGTGCCTCGAATCAGATATCAATGATACACAATTTAACTTGCTTGCCAATGAGGTGGCGAAAGAATGTCGCAGAGTTGTTGCTACCAAGCAGCCAGCCCAGCCCTGTGATAGGCCTAACCGGAAACCATTAACTCTTGATACATTCTGCAACCACAATGTGAATATTCAATACAAATATGGCGATAGTAAAGATGAGACACCAAAGGGGTGTGgaatttgtgtaaaaatggaCAAGAAAGGAGGGAAAGAAACGCCATGCCAGCTTTGTAAAAAAAAGGAGATGACGCGGGATGAGAAATTGGCAGAAGCTATAAAGTGCATTTCCAGTCCTCTACCTAGCTATTTTAACGAAAAGAAACGTTGTGATCCTATGAGCGTATGCTGCCGTATGTTAGGGGGCGTCAAAAAGTGCCCAAGCAAGGACAATCTATACTCGTGCACTGAGCCTGAACCAACCACCCAG ATAAACAAATTCGCTATAAACTATCCCCCAAATAAGTTAACTGTGCGAGTCGAGCTGCATAATAATCCCAAATGTAAGGCGAATTTCCGTTGTCAAGGCACTGTAGATGAAGGCGATTGTCATAAATTCAAACCAAACTACAGAGAACTACCTTTGACTGAGAAATTCTATTCGAAATACGAACATTTGGAAAGCTGCGACACACCAGACGTCAGGCATTATGAAAATGAATTAGATAAAATTACAAACTATTTTGCTCGAGACATTTTTTGTGTACCACGATATACGAATCAGTATTATGGTTGGCTGGATAGCAAGAATATACAACATTTAGAGTTTTGCGATGCAAGTCGTGTGTGTGCCCCCAAAGTGCTACACAACTTAAAGACGCTGGAGAGTAGGCGTTTCGACCCTATTCAGTTGCAGTATTGCCTGTGTCATGATATGATTAAGCAAATGGATCATTGGAAAATTGTTTGA
- the LOC129236176 gene encoding uncharacterized protein LOC129236176 isoform X1, with amino-acid sequence MPPTKKLDLNIEVDVLTAGSTADVVNAILEFLLFQRNQIPFVYKTYKYYVGLWTEETEGCTGATLKAVTRDKTCTSTLHTYQLDQQRKQATQTKESISAMRELIQKLFDKNIVRRLRFLFGPTTFTAKEAYTIHIPIDSISRLHFHSQHRIPHDRLNQTLISLLTNESLYNIFSHNLYPTNLYLELEILSEPGLLRETNAKAQLMAKDVSQLPPSCKDIHFHLQHSPFPLINGGLSLNCCKELEIFDGIISLNLNDAQSKNSNFAREKEIQRSPSWWEADVLVRGFKEKPIKGLNIWAQ; translated from the exons ATGCCGCCAACTAAAAAACTTGATCTCAACATCGAAGTAGATGTTCTAACAGCAGGTTCCACTGCTGATGTTGTGAACGCTATTCTTGAATTCCTACTCTTCCAACGAAATCAAATTCCATTTGTATACAAGACTTATAAATACTATGTGGGATTGTGGACAGAAGAAACTGAAGGCTGTACTGGTGCCACTTTGAAAGCAGTTACAAGAGACAAAACATGTACAAGTACCCTACACACCTATCAGTTGGATCAACAACGGAAACAGGCTACACAAACGAAAGAATCTATAAGTGCAATGCGTGAG CTTATACAAAAGTTATTTGACAAAAACATTGTTCGGCGTTTAAGATTTCTTTTTGGACCTACGACATTTACAGCAAAAGAAGCCTACACTATACACATACCAATTGATTCCATATCTCGGCTTCACTTTCACAGCCAACACCGCATTCCACACGATCGCCTTAATCAAACCTTAAT TTCGCTTCTCACCAACGAAAGtctttacaacattttttcacataatCTATATCCAACCAACCTGTATCTCGAGCTGGAAATATTGTCTGAGCCAGGCCTTTTAAGGGAAACAAATGCGAAGGCACAGTTAATGGCTAAAGATGTGTCGCAGTTACCGCCAAGTTGTAAGGATATCCATTTCCATTTGCAACATTCACCGTTTCCATTAATTAATGGTGGACTATCTTTAAATTGTTGTAAAGAGTTGGAAATATTCGATGGTATAATTAGCCTTAATTTAAATGATGCTCAGTCAAAAAACAGTAATTTTGCGCGTGAGAAAGAAATACAACGATCGCCTTCTTGGTGGGAAGCAGATGTATTAGTACGAGGTTTCAAAGAGAAACCGATAAAGGGCTTGAACATATGGGCACAATGA